Proteins from a single region of Corynebacterium casei LMG S-19264:
- a CDS encoding M3 family metallopeptidase → MATPLLVPSQLPYQLPPFAEIRVEHYRPAFTESLSRHNAEIAAIVNNSDSPTWVNTVEALERSGRDLERVMSVFGNLSGTDITDEMEEIAADIYPELSAHMDAIYQNEKLYERLKSVEAPEDTESQRLHDHLLRTFKRKGAELSADYKQRLSEINQRLSTLSEDFGRNLMADTLARAVRFEDAEELKGLPQDRIDVAAAYAKELGEEGFVFPLELPSVQSEQQRLARAEARAALYEAARLRGTESNSATLVEMAQLRAESARLLGFDTHADYVIAEETAKEASAVNDMLRGLVPAINANAAGEHKILAEEAELNGENFTAADWPYWEAKVRQRDFALDDNELRKYFPLDAVLVDGVFAAAHRLYGITVIPRDDLEGYAEGVRVWEVFDDGQEHKLNTGIGLFLTDYFGRPTKRGGAWMSTFMEQSHLLDTRPVVINVMGIARPANGSTPLLSLDELHTVFHEFGHALHGLLSDVRYPTFSGTNVPRDWVEFPSQINENWALDPALVKNYARHVDTGEVIPDELLEAVSKASQFGQGFATAEYVAASIIDLAWHSLTPEEAAKLDSTPEAIAEFEQAALAAAGMDTDAIAPRYRSTYFQHIFAGGYSAGYYSYLWAEALDADGFEWFRENHAATPADDTTGATDTAAADSAAKVSDDAARRAGQQFRDLILSTGASRDFSEVYAKLRGRDKELTPLLVRRGLNTPSV, encoded by the coding sequence ATGGCTACCCCACTACTTGTCCCCTCTCAATTGCCGTATCAGCTGCCACCTTTTGCTGAGATTCGCGTTGAGCATTACCGTCCTGCGTTTACTGAGTCGCTCTCCCGTCATAATGCGGAGATTGCTGCGATTGTTAATAACTCTGATTCTCCGACATGGGTCAATACTGTTGAGGCGCTGGAGCGTTCCGGCCGTGACCTGGAGCGGGTCATGTCGGTCTTCGGGAATCTTTCTGGCACCGATATCACGGATGAAATGGAAGAGATTGCTGCGGATATTTATCCGGAGTTGTCAGCGCACATGGACGCGATTTATCAGAATGAAAAGCTCTATGAGCGTTTAAAGTCGGTGGAGGCACCGGAGGATACTGAATCCCAGCGCTTGCATGATCATCTGCTTCGTACATTCAAGCGCAAGGGCGCGGAGCTTTCCGCCGATTACAAGCAGCGCTTGTCGGAGATAAACCAGCGTTTGTCCACGTTGTCTGAGGATTTCGGCCGCAATTTGATGGCGGATACTCTTGCCCGCGCGGTGCGTTTTGAGGATGCGGAGGAGCTTAAGGGCTTGCCGCAGGACCGCATCGACGTCGCCGCCGCTTATGCCAAGGAGTTGGGCGAAGAGGGATTCGTCTTCCCGCTGGAGTTGCCGTCGGTACAGTCAGAACAGCAGCGCCTCGCCCGTGCTGAAGCGCGTGCAGCGTTGTATGAGGCAGCGCGTCTGCGCGGTACGGAATCCAACTCAGCCACGTTGGTGGAGATGGCTCAGCTGCGCGCGGAAAGTGCCCGTCTGTTGGGGTTTGATACCCATGCGGATTATGTGATTGCAGAGGAGACCGCCAAGGAAGCATCGGCGGTTAATGATATGTTGCGCGGTCTGGTCCCGGCGATCAACGCGAATGCGGCTGGTGAGCACAAGATTCTGGCCGAGGAAGCGGAGCTCAACGGCGAGAACTTCACCGCTGCGGATTGGCCGTACTGGGAGGCCAAGGTGCGCCAGCGCGATTTCGCATTGGATGACAATGAGTTGCGTAAGTACTTCCCGTTGGATGCAGTGCTTGTCGATGGCGTCTTTGCCGCCGCCCACCGCCTTTACGGCATCACGGTTATTCCACGAGATGACCTGGAAGGATACGCCGAGGGTGTGCGCGTCTGGGAGGTCTTCGATGATGGCCAGGAGCACAAGCTCAACACCGGTATCGGTTTGTTCCTCACAGATTACTTTGGCCGCCCGACTAAGCGCGGTGGTGCGTGGATGTCCACGTTCATGGAGCAGTCGCACTTGCTGGATACGCGTCCGGTAGTCATCAACGTCATGGGCATCGCGCGCCCGGCGAATGGTTCGACTCCATTGCTGAGTTTGGATGAGCTGCACACGGTCTTCCACGAATTTGGCCACGCGTTGCACGGCTTGCTTTCCGATGTCCGCTACCCCACCTTCTCCGGCACAAACGTACCGCGTGACTGGGTGGAGTTCCCCTCGCAGATTAATGAGAACTGGGCACTGGATCCAGCGTTGGTGAAGAACTACGCGCGCCACGTGGACACGGGCGAGGTCATCCCGGATGAGTTGCTGGAAGCTGTATCGAAGGCCTCGCAGTTCGGCCAGGGTTTTGCCACAGCCGAATACGTCGCGGCATCCATCATTGACCTGGCGTGGCACTCGCTCACTCCAGAAGAGGCTGCGAAGCTGGATTCCACGCCTGAGGCAATCGCCGAGTTCGAGCAGGCCGCGCTCGCCGCCGCTGGCATGGACACCGACGCTATCGCACCGCGATACCGCTCAACCTATTTCCAGCACATCTTCGCTGGCGGCTACTCCGCGGGCTACTACTCCTACTTGTGGGCAGAGGCTCTCGATGCCGACGGCTTCGAATGGTTCCGCGAGAATCACGCCGCCACGCCTGCCGATGACACCACCGGCGCTACCGACACCGCAGCCGCTGACTCCGCTGCCAAAGTCAGTGATGACGCAGCCCGGCGCGCGGGCCAACAGTTCCGCGACCTCATCTTGTCCACCGGCGCTTCGCGAGACTTCTCCGAGGTCTACGCCAAGCTCCGCGGCCGCGACAAGGAGCTCACCCCACTTTTGGTCCGCCGCGGACTAAACACCCCGAGTGTTTAA
- a CDS encoding NADP-dependent isocitrate dehydrogenase, with the protein MAKIIWTRTDEAPLLASYSFKPIVEAFASVAGIEIETADISLAARILAQFPETKVPDALSELGELAKTPEANIVKLPNISASEVQLRKAIAELQAAGFDLPEYDDAKDKYDVAKGSAVNPVLREGNSDRRAPQAVKNFVKANPHRMGAWSKDSKTNVATMDANDFRHNEKSVIIEGDDTLTIKHVGTDGAETVLLDGLKVLDKEVIDGTFISSKALDEFLKAQVARAKEEGVLFSAHLKATMMKVSDPIIFGHVVRAFFADVYDKYGDQLLEAGLNGENGLGAIYTGLDKLENGAEIKAAFEAALENGPDLAMVNSNKGITNLHVPSDVIIDASMPAMIRTSGHMWNKNDEEQDTLAVIPDSSYAGVYQAVIDDCRENGAYDPTTMGTSPNVGLMAQKAEEYGSHNKTFKIAADGEVQVVNSAGDVLISHNVEANDIWRACQTKDAPIQDWVKLAVNRARLSGMKTVFWLDTERAHDRNLIDLVNKYLGDHDTEGLDIEILSPVEATKVTVERIRRGEDTISVTGNVLRDYNTDLFPILELGTSAKMLSVVPLMAGGGLFETGAGGSAPKHVEQVQEENHLRWDSLGEFLALAESFRHEQQTHGNERAGVLAAALDNATERLLTDGYSPSRKVKEIDNRGSHLYLAAFWAEELAKQTDDAELAEGFKEFSAKLNENLDAIAQELIDIQGQPADLGGYYWPNEDKTAQVMRPSSIYNEILESLKK; encoded by the coding sequence ATGGCAAAGATCATCTGGACCCGTACTGACGAAGCACCATTGCTTGCGTCCTACTCTTTCAAGCCAATCGTTGAAGCTTTCGCTTCCGTTGCAGGCATCGAAATAGAGACCGCAGATATTTCCCTGGCTGCTCGTATCTTGGCTCAGTTCCCAGAGACCAAGGTTCCAGACGCACTGTCTGAGCTCGGTGAGTTGGCTAAGACCCCAGAAGCGAACATCGTTAAGCTTCCAAACATTTCTGCATCTGAGGTTCAGCTGCGCAAGGCTATCGCCGAGCTGCAGGCTGCAGGCTTCGACCTGCCAGAGTACGACGACGCAAAGGATAAGTACGACGTAGCTAAGGGTTCCGCTGTGAACCCTGTCCTGCGTGAGGGCAACTCCGACCGTCGTGCACCACAGGCAGTGAAGAACTTTGTCAAGGCAAACCCACACCGCATGGGTGCATGGTCCAAGGATTCCAAGACCAACGTTGCAACCATGGACGCAAACGACTTCCGCCACAATGAGAAGTCCGTCATCATCGAAGGTGATGACACCCTGACCATCAAGCACGTTGGCACCGACGGCGCTGAGACCGTTTTGTTGGACGGCCTGAAGGTCCTGGACAAGGAAGTTATTGACGGCACCTTCATCTCCTCCAAGGCTCTTGATGAGTTCTTGAAGGCTCAGGTTGCACGCGCAAAGGAAGAGGGCGTTCTCTTCTCCGCTCACCTGAAGGCCACCATGATGAAGGTCTCTGACCCAATCATCTTCGGCCACGTTGTTCGCGCATTCTTCGCAGACGTTTATGACAAGTACGGCGATCAGCTGCTCGAGGCTGGCCTCAACGGTGAGAACGGCCTGGGCGCAATCTACACCGGTCTGGACAAGCTGGAGAACGGCGCTGAAATCAAGGCTGCTTTCGAAGCTGCTCTGGAAAACGGCCCTGACCTGGCTATGGTTAACTCCAACAAGGGCATTACCAACCTGCACGTCCCATCGGATGTCATCATTGACGCTTCCATGCCAGCAATGATCCGTACCTCCGGCCACATGTGGAACAAGAACGATGAAGAGCAGGACACCCTCGCTGTCATCCCTGATTCCTCTTACGCTGGCGTGTACCAGGCTGTTATCGATGACTGCCGTGAGAACGGCGCATACGATCCAACCACCATGGGTACCTCCCCTAACGTTGGCCTGATGGCGCAGAAGGCTGAGGAGTACGGCTCCCACAACAAGACCTTCAAGATTGCTGCCGACGGCGAAGTTCAGGTTGTTAACTCAGCTGGTGATGTTCTGATTTCCCACAACGTTGAGGCAAACGACATCTGGCGTGCATGCCAGACCAAGGATGCTCCAATCCAGGACTGGGTAAAGCTGGCTGTTAACCGTGCTCGTCTGTCCGGCATGAAGACTGTCTTCTGGCTCGACACTGAGCGCGCACACGACCGCAACCTGATCGACTTGGTCAACAAGTACTTGGGCGACCACGACACTGAGGGTCTGGACATTGAAATCCTGTCCCCAGTTGAGGCAACCAAGGTCACCGTTGAGCGCATCCGTCGCGGCGAGGACACCATCTCTGTTACCGGTAACGTTCTGCGTGACTACAACACTGACCTCTTCCCGATTCTGGAGCTGGGTACCTCTGCAAAGATGCTGTCTGTTGTTCCTTTGATGGCTGGCGGCGGTCTGTTTGAGACCGGTGCTGGTGGCTCTGCTCCTAAGCACGTTGAGCAGGTTCAGGAAGAAAACCACCTGCGTTGGGACTCCCTGGGTGAGTTCCTGGCTCTGGCTGAGTCCTTCCGCCACGAGCAGCAGACTCACGGCAATGAGCGCGCTGGCGTTCTGGCCGCTGCACTCGACAACGCTACCGAGCGTTTGCTGACTGACGGTTACTCCCCTTCCCGCAAGGTCAAGGAAATTGATAACCGCGGTTCCCACCTGTACTTGGCAGCGTTCTGGGCTGAGGAGTTGGCTAAGCAGACCGATGACGCTGAGCTGGCTGAGGGCTTCAAGGAGTTCTCCGCGAAGCTCAATGAGAACCTGGACGCTATTGCTCAGGAGCTCATTGACATCCAGGGCCAGCCTGCAGACTTGGGCGGCTACTACTGGCCAAACGAGGACAAGACCGCACAGGTCATGCGTCCTTCCTCTATCTACAACGAGATTCTGGAGTCGTTGAAGAAGTAG
- a CDS encoding siderophore-interacting protein produces the protein MAFFPFTATVKNSERISPNFQRVTFTGVNDMGPAGHIMDLRIKLVIPGEHGLPQMTGEENWYDEWKAIDPVKRGSMRTYSIRELRRAGEHGEAELNIDFALHGVGTPDSGPAATWAVEAQPGDQLYVVAPQKEDESGPGIEFQPGEAKNVVILGDETALPAMLRIADEWSAELTGTMYCELVDIADAPKIDFPANLTVHWVPRGEGHTYGDMLVESAARLFEVENPRGEFTPPVPSSPSDAEQSPLIWETPTYSSFDDEEERAEPTSTVAERYADTYFWIAGESSMVTTIRRMVVKGAGISRHQVSFMGYWKNGVKALG, from the coding sequence ATGGCATTCTTCCCATTTACTGCAACCGTCAAGAACTCTGAACGAATCTCCCCCAATTTCCAGCGCGTCACCTTCACCGGGGTCAATGACATGGGGCCGGCTGGTCACATCATGGACTTGCGCATCAAACTAGTCATTCCTGGTGAGCACGGTCTGCCACAGATGACTGGTGAGGAGAATTGGTATGACGAGTGGAAGGCCATTGATCCAGTAAAGCGCGGCAGCATGCGAACCTACTCCATCCGTGAGCTTCGCCGCGCTGGCGAGCACGGTGAAGCCGAACTAAACATTGACTTTGCACTGCACGGCGTAGGTACTCCTGACAGCGGACCTGCTGCCACCTGGGCAGTTGAAGCACAGCCAGGTGACCAGCTGTATGTCGTTGCTCCGCAAAAGGAAGATGAATCCGGCCCAGGCATTGAATTCCAGCCTGGTGAAGCAAAAAATGTTGTCATCTTGGGTGATGAAACCGCACTGCCAGCCATGCTGCGCATCGCGGACGAATGGTCTGCGGAGCTCACCGGCACCATGTACTGCGAACTCGTTGATATCGCAGATGCCCCAAAGATCGACTTCCCAGCGAATCTGACTGTGCATTGGGTGCCACGCGGCGAAGGCCACACCTACGGCGACATGCTGGTGGAATCAGCAGCACGCCTGTTTGAGGTAGAAAACCCACGCGGCGAATTCACCCCACCAGTACCGTCGTCTCCTTCTGATGCTGAGCAATCCCCGCTAATTTGGGAGACTCCAACGTACAGCTCCTTCGATGATGAAGAAGAACGAGCCGAGCCAACCTCGACTGTGGCTGAGCGCTATGCAGATACCTACTTCTGGATTGCCGGCGAATCCTCCATGGTCACCACCATCCGCCGCATGGTGGTCAAGGGCGCTGGAATCTCCCGCCACCAGGTTTCTTTCATGGGCTACTGGAAGAACGGTGTTAAAGCCCTCGGCTAA
- a CDS encoding ABC transporter ATP-binding protein has translation MTATDVNEQTPHADQSNSTALSASEVSVGYGERSVIEKLSVDIKRGAVTSIVGPNGCGKSTLLRAMARLLNPSHGEIVLDGKSIHDIPTRKLATKLGLLPQTPIAPDGIVVADLVGRGRTPHQGVLGRWSQQDYDIVAESLETTGISDLAERSIDELSGGQRQRVWIAMALAQRTDTLLLDEPTTYLDVKHQLDVLDLLTELNRDRGTTIVMVLHDLNLAARYSDELVAVSRGKVFAHGHPREVITKENVKSVFGIDSVIINDPVSDHPAVMPIGRHHLRSK, from the coding sequence ATGACTGCAACAGATGTAAATGAGCAAACACCTCATGCGGATCAGTCCAACTCCACCGCATTGAGTGCATCGGAAGTCTCCGTCGGCTACGGCGAGCGTTCCGTTATTGAAAAGCTCAGCGTCGACATCAAACGCGGCGCGGTAACTTCTATCGTCGGGCCAAATGGCTGCGGCAAATCAACGCTGCTGCGCGCGATGGCGCGTCTGCTTAATCCAAGCCACGGCGAAATTGTGTTGGATGGAAAATCTATCCATGACATCCCCACCCGAAAGCTTGCAACCAAGCTCGGCCTTTTGCCGCAGACCCCCATCGCGCCGGATGGCATTGTGGTTGCGGACCTCGTGGGCCGTGGCCGCACCCCACACCAAGGCGTGCTGGGACGTTGGAGCCAGCAAGATTACGACATCGTCGCTGAATCACTAGAAACCACCGGCATTTCCGACTTAGCAGAACGCTCCATCGATGAACTATCCGGCGGCCAGCGCCAACGCGTCTGGATTGCGATGGCGCTTGCGCAGCGAACGGACACATTGCTTCTCGATGAACCAACCACCTACTTAGACGTCAAGCACCAATTGGATGTTCTGGACTTGCTCACGGAACTCAACCGGGATCGCGGCACCACCATCGTCATGGTGCTGCATGACTTGAACTTGGCGGCGCGTTATTCCGATGAACTCGTTGCCGTATCCAGGGGCAAAGTCTTCGCCCACGGACATCCACGCGAAGTCATTACCAAAGAAAACGTTAAATCCGTATTCGGAATTGATTCCGTCATTATCAATGACCCAGTTTCCGATCACCCGGCAGTCATGCCTATTGGCCGCCACCACCTAAGGAGTAAGTAG
- a CDS encoding FecCD family ABC transporter permease, producing the protein MSTSTQATPSNAAGTPANTTATKQLAASLSAARKKRGHQYWSLITFLAVAVIAVWFVSLMIGETFYTPGDVFAVIMGETVQGASFTVGTLRLPRATVAIFVGLAFGIAGTIFQTMLRNQLASPDIIGISASASAAGATGIIMFGLGQTAVSMMSTVASLAIAILIYLLSIKSGFTGTRMILIGIGCAAIMQAWTSYVLSHAAAWDLPTATRWITGSLNTMTWERGMPTILAVVIIAPIMVACAHLLSILGLGDDLARGLGIRLTLTRVVLFVGAVVLIAIATAATGPVAFVAFMAGPVASRIFKPGSSLVLPAGLIGALLVLVADLAGQYLFGTRYPVGVVTGAIGAPFLIYLLTRSTR; encoded by the coding sequence ATGAGTACTTCAACCCAAGCAACACCATCTAACGCTGCGGGTACTCCGGCGAATACAACTGCTACCAAGCAGCTCGCGGCATCACTATCTGCTGCACGCAAGAAGCGTGGACACCAGTACTGGTCACTCATCACCTTCTTGGCCGTGGCAGTTATTGCTGTCTGGTTTGTGTCGTTGATGATTGGTGAGACCTTCTATACCCCGGGCGATGTCTTCGCTGTCATCATGGGCGAAACCGTCCAAGGCGCAAGCTTTACCGTGGGAACGCTGCGCTTGCCGCGCGCCACGGTTGCTATCTTCGTGGGTCTCGCATTCGGTATCGCCGGTACGATTTTCCAAACCATGCTGCGCAACCAGCTGGCATCCCCGGACATCATCGGTATTTCTGCCAGTGCTTCTGCTGCTGGCGCGACCGGCATCATCATGTTCGGACTGGGCCAGACTGCTGTTTCCATGATGTCCACCGTGGCATCATTGGCCATCGCAATATTGATTTACTTGCTTTCCATCAAATCTGGTTTCACCGGCACACGCATGATTCTGATCGGTATTGGTTGTGCCGCCATCATGCAGGCGTGGACTTCCTATGTGCTCTCCCACGCGGCCGCCTGGGACCTTCCTACTGCAACGCGCTGGATCACAGGCTCGCTCAACACCATGACGTGGGAGCGTGGAATGCCCACTATCTTGGCCGTTGTCATCATCGCCCCAATCATGGTGGCCTGCGCGCACTTGTTGTCCATCCTCGGATTGGGCGATGACCTCGCGCGCGGGCTGGGCATCCGCCTAACACTGACTCGCGTAGTGCTCTTCGTCGGCGCCGTTGTCCTCATCGCGATTGCTACTGCCGCAACCGGTCCTGTTGCATTCGTGGCGTTTATGGCAGGACCTGTTGCATCCAGAATCTTCAAGCCCGGATCTTCGTTGGTGCTTCCCGCAGGCTTAATCGGCGCACTACTGGTCTTAGTCGCGGACTTAGCTGGCCAGTACCTGTTTGGCACCCGCTACCCCGTCGGTGTTGTCACCGGCGCAATCGGCGCACCATTTCTTATTTATCTACTTACTCGATCGACGCGATAG
- a CDS encoding FecCD family ABC transporter permease, whose product MRLAVFVGLLIALAIACIASVMFGVRSISIEDAIAAIGGATETAEQAAASTRLPRTVMALLVGAALAMSGATLQGITRNPLADPGIFGVLSGASLAVVTGIAFFGLSRPIPTMIAAMAGSLAAAVFVYFVGSLGRGGATPLKLALSGAATAAAASSLVSAILLPRADVMDQFRFWQIGSVGGASWTELGLSLPFLGIGVLIVLGCAPGLNALALGDDVATGLGIKVMTTRLVAVLGAVMLCGTATALAGPIAFVGLIVPHLIRLLCGTDHRWLLPLTGLAGALLLTAADTIGRVVTRPSELAVGILVPLIGAPLFIWIVRNTKVRELS is encoded by the coding sequence ATGCGTCTGGCTGTGTTTGTTGGTCTGCTCATCGCCCTCGCAATTGCTTGCATTGCGTCGGTGATGTTTGGCGTGCGCTCAATTTCGATTGAGGACGCAATAGCCGCCATTGGTGGCGCTACCGAAACAGCTGAACAGGCAGCCGCCAGCACCCGGCTGCCACGCACCGTGATGGCGCTGCTCGTTGGCGCCGCCCTCGCAATGTCTGGTGCCACCCTGCAGGGAATCACCCGCAATCCATTGGCCGATCCTGGCATCTTTGGCGTGCTGTCTGGCGCTTCCCTCGCTGTGGTCACAGGTATTGCTTTCTTTGGGCTCTCTCGCCCAATCCCCACGATGATTGCGGCGATGGCAGGTTCACTGGCTGCCGCGGTATTCGTGTACTTCGTCGGTTCATTAGGCCGTGGTGGCGCAACTCCACTGAAGCTTGCACTATCAGGCGCAGCGACCGCCGCAGCGGCCTCCAGCTTGGTCTCGGCAATCTTGCTGCCACGCGCTGATGTCATGGACCAGTTCCGTTTCTGGCAGATTGGTTCCGTCGGCGGTGCAAGCTGGACCGAGCTCGGTTTGTCCTTGCCTTTCTTAGGAATCGGCGTGCTCATTGTTTTGGGCTGCGCCCCTGGCCTCAACGCTCTTGCACTTGGTGATGACGTCGCTACTGGCCTGGGAATCAAGGTCATGACCACCCGCCTGGTAGCTGTTCTGGGCGCTGTCATGCTGTGTGGCACCGCCACCGCATTGGCTGGTCCCATCGCATTCGTTGGACTGATTGTTCCGCACCTTATCCGCCTGCTGTGCGGCACTGACCATCGTTGGCTTTTGCCCCTGACGGGTCTTGCCGGCGCATTGCTACTTACTGCTGCTGACACCATCGGACGCGTTGTGACCCGACCATCCGAATTGGCCGTGGGCATCCTGGTTCCGCTTATCGGCGCACCACTGTTTATCTGGATTGTTCGCAACACCAAGGTGAGGGAGCTTTCCTAA
- a CDS encoding iron-siderophore ABC transporter substrate-binding protein, producing the protein MHTSKLVRFTAVSAIAALALTACSDSESTDSAANSDSSAASESADESGSDSESSNPADESQFPVTVEHALGETVIEEKPERVATVGWANHEVPLSFGIVPVGMSKSTWGDDDDNGIMPWTEDKLEELGAEEPVLFDETDGIPFEQVADTQPDVILAAYSGLTQEDYDTLSQIAPVVAYPDKPWTTSAYDMVSLDAAGLGLSAEAEELNADLKKQVEEAMAQYPELEGKKPLFTSFGGASSESQIGFYTLDDPRAGFLEEAGFETPEIVKEYTGNSDSFWEEVSAENPEQFEDVDFFISYSSGDEAADQQALEDMQADPLMSKIPAIAEGRVVFLEAGPLGAAANPSPLSIPWGIDDYFAELNTAFEAE; encoded by the coding sequence GTGCATACATCCAAACTTGTTCGATTCACCGCTGTTTCCGCTATCGCGGCGCTTGCTTTGACTGCTTGTTCCGACAGCGAAAGCACTGACTCTGCGGCAAACTCTGACTCTTCTGCTGCATCCGAATCCGCAGACGAATCGGGTTCTGATTCTGAGTCCAGCAACCCTGCTGATGAATCTCAGTTCCCAGTCACCGTTGAACACGCACTGGGTGAAACCGTCATCGAAGAAAAACCTGAGCGTGTTGCCACTGTTGGTTGGGCAAACCACGAGGTTCCACTGTCCTTCGGTATCGTTCCAGTCGGCATGTCCAAGTCCACTTGGGGCGATGATGATGACAACGGCATCATGCCATGGACCGAAGACAAGCTGGAAGAGCTCGGCGCTGAAGAGCCAGTTCTCTTCGACGAAACTGACGGCATCCCATTCGAGCAGGTTGCGGACACTCAGCCTGACGTCATCTTGGCTGCATATTCTGGCCTGACCCAGGAAGACTATGACACCTTGTCTCAGATTGCTCCAGTCGTGGCATACCCAGACAAGCCATGGACTACTTCTGCCTATGATATGGTTTCCCTCGACGCCGCTGGTCTTGGCCTGTCTGCTGAGGCAGAAGAGCTCAACGCTGACCTGAAGAAGCAGGTTGAAGAGGCAATGGCGCAGTACCCAGAGTTGGAGGGCAAGAAGCCTCTGTTCACCTCCTTCGGTGGCGCCAGCTCCGAATCCCAGATTGGTTTCTACACCCTCGATGACCCACGTGCGGGCTTCCTGGAAGAAGCTGGATTTGAGACCCCTGAAATTGTGAAGGAATACACCGGCAACTCCGATTCCTTCTGGGAAGAGGTTTCTGCGGAGAACCCTGAGCAGTTCGAAGACGTTGACTTCTTCATCTCTTACTCTTCCGGCGATGAAGCTGCAGACCAGCAGGCATTGGAAGATATGCAGGCTGATCCACTGATGTCCAAGATTCCAGCTATTGCTGAAGGTCGCGTTGTCTTCCTCGAGGCTGGCCCTCTGGGTGCTGCCGCTAACCCATCCCCACTGTCTATTCCATGGGGCATTGATGATTACTTCGCTGAGCTGAACACCGCGTTCGAAGCTGAGTAA
- a CDS encoding MFS transporter — protein MGDASSTEASRRARIKRHPRPLQTNISNARRMFVVFVLAMGGFAIGTTEFVSMGLLPMISGDLGISEGQASHIISAYALGVVVGAPLITAVTGRIPRRRLLIILMAAFIIGNGLGVFAENYTVLMVARFIAGLPHGAYFSVAGLSAASMAPAGSRGKAVAMVGMGLSVATVLGVPAAQALGSALGWEAAYVLVVAVGILTLAGLWVFMPHMTRMPATSVKTELGAFARPQVWLSLAMGAVGFGGMFAVYTYITWTMTERAGMAESLMWLVLMVYGIGNVAGNYFGGWLADRNLEKGILFSLVAISLILVAFFFTSQNPILGTINFGLIGFFGASLTPSLQIRLMDVAGDAQTLAASLNHSALNLANAAGAAIGGLVVGAGMGYASPALAGAALSAAAILIWIGAQFVKK, from the coding sequence ATGGGAGATGCTTCTTCCACTGAAGCGTCTCGTCGCGCGCGAATCAAGCGCCATCCGCGTCCGTTGCAGACCAATATTTCTAATGCGCGACGCATGTTTGTCGTGTTCGTATTAGCCATGGGCGGATTCGCCATTGGCACCACGGAGTTTGTCTCCATGGGTCTTTTGCCCATGATTTCTGGTGACCTCGGTATATCCGAAGGTCAAGCCAGCCACATTATCTCCGCCTACGCGCTTGGCGTGGTGGTTGGTGCGCCATTGATTACAGCGGTTACCGGCAGGATCCCGCGCCGGCGCTTGCTCATTATCTTGATGGCAGCTTTCATCATCGGCAATGGACTGGGCGTCTTTGCTGAGAATTACACGGTTTTGATGGTTGCACGTTTCATCGCCGGACTTCCGCACGGCGCATACTTCTCCGTTGCTGGTCTATCGGCTGCGTCCATGGCACCAGCTGGTTCGCGCGGCAAAGCCGTGGCGATGGTGGGCATGGGTCTTTCCGTTGCAACCGTCCTTGGCGTTCCCGCCGCCCAGGCGCTTGGTTCTGCATTGGGTTGGGAAGCCGCCTACGTACTGGTTGTCGCCGTTGGTATTTTGACGCTCGCCGGATTGTGGGTATTTATGCCGCACATGACGCGCATGCCAGCAACGTCAGTCAAAACTGAGCTCGGGGCATTCGCCCGCCCACAGGTGTGGCTTTCCCTTGCCATGGGGGCGGTTGGTTTCGGCGGCATGTTTGCCGTCTACACCTACATCACGTGGACCATGACGGAGCGCGCCGGGATGGCAGAAAGCCTCATGTGGTTGGTGCTGATGGTCTACGGGATTGGCAATGTTGCCGGTAATTACTTTGGCGGCTGGTTGGCTGACCGCAACTTGGAAAAGGGCATTCTGTTCTCACTCGTAGCCATTTCCCTGATTCTGGTGGCCTTCTTCTTTACCTCACAGAACCCAATTCTTGGAACCATCAACTTCGGCTTGATTGGTTTCTTCGGCGCTTCACTAACGCCAAGCTTGCAAATCCGTCTGATGGATGTGGCTGGTGATGCACAAACGCTTGCAGCATCGTTGAACCACTCAGCACTCAACCTGGCCAATGCTGCTGGCGCGGCCATCGGCGGTCTCGTGGTTGGTGCAGGCATGGGTTATGCTTCCCCAGCGCTGGCTGGTGCAGCTCTTTCTGCTGCTGCGATCCTCATCTGGATCGGCGCGCAGTTCGTGAAGAAATAG